A single window of Sphingobacteriales bacterium DNA harbors:
- a CDS encoding response regulator has product MKKILAIDDEATIRKLLTVYLGKHYKVTAMPDGLEALKWMQEGNLPDLIICDIQMPNMNGYEFVENIRSSGLFKDIPLLMLSGEEESSTRIKFYKMKVKNFITKPFNPEELLVLIKLILNEEDEIEND; this is encoded by the coding sequence ATGAAAAAAATTCTTGCCATTGATGATGAAGCTACCATACGCAAGCTTTTGACTGTTTACCTTGGTAAGCACTATAAAGTTACAGCCATGCCTGATGGCCTTGAAGCTTTAAAATGGATGCAGGAAGGTAATCTCCCCGACCTGATTATCTGCGATATCCAGATGCCCAATATGAATGGTTATGAATTTGTTGAAAACATTCGCAGCAGTGGTCTTTTTAAAGATATTCCCCTGCTGATGCTTTCCGGAGAAGAAGAAAGCAGCACCCGTATTAAGTTTTATAAAATGAAGGTTAAAAATTTCATTACCAAACCTTTTAATCCTGAAGAACTTCTGGTCTTAATCAAGTTAATTCTCAATGAAGAAGACGAAATAGAAAATGACTGA
- a CDS encoding response regulator — translation MTESTSKYYLIYCGSISNVVEELNKHQDLFHFEQYENIITSINRLKEIKEQNIKPDTILCDVNFPGISGFNFFRKITSDSYFFNVPFILIDSSKNPENIQKALEYRIDDLYSIPINAKNLYKRIYYLKKYLNYKPQPQETIELDPKFKIPLSKRLFDIVISFMLILLLSPLMLIVAILIRLESRGKVIYKSKRVGTGYHVFDFYKFRSMRVGSDKKVHSLESSNIYLKDKENEECEECKRLGHLCSPELYIHGEKICENLYLKRKKAKIENAFKKFEDDPRITRIGKFIRKTSIDELPQLFNVLKGDMSIVGNRPLPLYEAEMLTSDQWSERFLGPAGITGLWQVKLKNTPLDTSINRKITDNYYAANYTFWGDLKIIIKTIPAMFRNS, via the coding sequence ATGACTGAATCCACTTCAAAATATTATCTGATCTATTGTGGTTCGATATCCAATGTAGTGGAAGAATTAAACAAACATCAGGATTTATTTCACTTTGAACAATACGAAAACATTATTACCTCCATCAACCGTCTGAAAGAGATTAAAGAGCAAAATATAAAACCGGATACCATCCTGTGCGATGTTAATTTTCCAGGAATATCCGGGTTCAACTTTTTCAGAAAAATCACTTCCGATTCCTATTTTTTTAACGTTCCGTTCATTCTGATTGACAGCAGTAAAAACCCTGAGAATATCCAAAAAGCTCTGGAATACAGGATTGACGACCTTTACTCAATACCCATCAATGCCAAAAACCTCTATAAAAGGATTTATTATCTTAAAAAATACCTCAATTACAAACCACAACCTCAGGAAACCATTGAATTAGATCCAAAATTCAAAATACCACTTTCCAAGCGCCTTTTCGATATTGTTATTTCATTTATGCTGATTTTATTGCTTTCACCGCTAATGCTGATAGTAGCAATTCTTATCAGGTTAGAATCCAGAGGAAAAGTTATTTACAAATCAAAACGGGTTGGAACAGGTTACCATGTTTTTGATTTTTATAAATTCAGATCGATGCGTGTCGGGTCCGACAAGAAGGTTCATTCATTGGAAAGCAGCAACATCTATCTGAAAGACAAAGAAAATGAGGAATGTGAGGAATGCAAAAGACTTGGGCATTTGTGCAGTCCTGAGCTTTATATTCATGGAGAAAAAATCTGTGAGAACCTTTATCTGAAAAGAAAAAAGGCAAAAATAGAAAATGCCTTCAAAAAATTTGAAGATGATCCGAGGATAACCCGGATAGGTAAATTTATCCGAAAAACGAGTATTGATGAGCTTCCCCAACTGTTCAATGTACTAAAAGGTGATATGTCTATCGTTGGCAACCGTCCCTTGCCGCTTTATGAGGCCGAGATGCTGACATCCGACCAATGGAGTGAAAGGTTTTTAGGGCCAGCCGGAATCACCGGTTTATGGCAGGTGAAACTCAAAAACACACCTTTGGATACAAGCATTAACCGTAAAATAACAGATAATTACTATGCCGCCAACTACACTTTCTGGGGAGACCTCAAGATCATTATCAAAACAATACCGGCTATGTTCCGAAATTCCTAA
- a CDS encoding TolC family protein, translating into MKSKINILLCLIFIATCYATNIFAQPSDSLNIVKLLPPLQTIIDSATANSPYLQYQNAEIIKQQFRLRTVKQDWTKNLGLSTDVIYGTWDYMTMNPSTGTTFLSNQVETRYGIGVYFRLPLYDAVSRKNNIEIQRLEIEEAKLVKEQKIREIKNLVIEQYYKIILFQNLVNIHNKNRQSAEVQVKMIEKQFVNGQATVEELARVTEIYNNALVEYEKAKSDLTTSYMLLQELAGINFTALK; encoded by the coding sequence ATGAAAAGTAAAATTAACATATTGCTCTGTCTGATTTTCATCGCGACCTGTTACGCAACGAATATTTTTGCCCAACCTTCAGATAGCCTGAATATAGTTAAACTATTGCCCCCGCTTCAGACCATCATTGATTCAGCCACCGCCAATTCTCCTTATCTTCAATATCAGAATGCTGAAATCATCAAACAGCAATTCAGGTTGCGTACTGTCAAACAGGACTGGACAAAAAACCTCGGTCTCTCGACCGATGTCATTTACGGGACATGGGATTATATGACCATGAATCCCTCCACAGGCACAACCTTTTTATCCAATCAGGTTGAAACCCGTTATGGCATTGGTGTTTATTTCAGACTTCCGCTTTATGATGCTGTTTCAAGGAAAAACAATATTGAAATACAACGACTTGAGATAGAAGAAGCCAAACTGGTAAAAGAGCAAAAAATCAGGGAAATCAAAAACCTCGTCATCGAACAATATTACAAAATTATACTCTTCCAGAATCTGGTAAATATTCACAATAAAAACAGGCAATCGGCTGAAGTTCAGGTTAAAATGATTGAAAAACAATTTGTGAACGGTCAGGCAACTGTGGAAGAACTGGCAAGAGTAACCGAAATTTACAACAATGCACTGGTAGAATACGAAAAAGCAAAATCAGATCTCACAACCTCCTACATGCTCCTTCAGGAACTGGCAGGTATTAATTTCACCGCATTAAAATAA
- a CDS encoding oligosaccharide flippase family protein gives MNSIFPTLFKNKNTHSLLLQFISALLGFTSFIVLARSFDKISFGHWVIYITAYGFIDVLRYGLTLQGTVRFLSGADETEKRKICSANWIINVATGLLIALIVFIASLVFRKSIQSSDYHYFFIYYPLLVIASFGSFNAQAVLQATQRFDRMLFLRSFEAGSFLLFLIFNYLWFHFELKAIILVQIFIFACSSIFCSIKKWDGLWCIRFAEKSSILKILNFGKYSTGTLLGAHLLRSADTFILGLSSGLGAPAVAVYSIPMKAIEFIEIPLRAFSLTSYPVLSKLSLENKMDEFRKQFYTYSGALSLLFVPIMILGFIFAKEIMIIIGGKEYESGA, from the coding sequence GTGAATAGCATTTTCCCGACACTTTTCAAGAATAAGAACACTCACTCTCTGTTGCTTCAGTTTATTTCTGCATTGCTTGGTTTCACCTCCTTTATCGTTCTTGCCCGAAGTTTTGACAAAATTTCTTTCGGACACTGGGTTATTTACATTACTGCTTATGGCTTTATTGATGTACTTCGTTATGGGCTGACCCTTCAGGGAACCGTCAGATTTTTATCGGGAGCAGACGAAACAGAAAAAAGAAAAATTTGCAGTGCAAACTGGATTATCAATGTAGCCACGGGATTGCTGATTGCACTGATTGTTTTTATTGCTTCTCTTGTTTTTCGTAAATCGATACAATCATCTGATTATCATTACTTTTTCATTTATTATCCTTTATTGGTAATTGCCAGTTTTGGTTCATTCAATGCACAGGCAGTTCTTCAGGCTACTCAACGTTTTGACAGAATGTTGTTTCTGCGTTCGTTTGAGGCCGGGAGCTTTCTTTTATTTCTCATATTCAACTACTTATGGTTTCATTTTGAGTTAAAGGCCATTATACTTGTTCAGATTTTCATCTTTGCATGCAGTTCCATTTTTTGCAGCATTAAAAAATGGGATGGGCTGTGGTGTATCCGTTTTGCCGAAAAATCATCCATCCTCAAAATTCTCAATTTTGGCAAATACAGCACAGGAACATTGCTGGGTGCTCATCTGCTCAGAAGTGCCGACACTTTCATCTTAGGTTTAAGCTCTGGATTAGGTGCGCCTGCAGTTGCTGTTTACAGCATTCCCATGAAAGCAATAGAGTTTATTGAAATCCCGCTCAGAGCCTTTTCCCTGACCAGTTATCCTGTTTTATCCAAACTAAGTCTTGAAAATAAAATGGATGAGTTCAGGAAACAGTTTTATACCTACTCAGGTGCATTGAGCCTCCTTTTTGTGCCTATCATGATACTGGGTTTTATCTTTGCCAAAGAAATCATGATTATTATTGGCGGGAAGGAATATGAAAGCGGAGCCA
- a CDS encoding LysM peptidoglycan-binding domain-containing protein has translation MNFLQLIRLFIRYFWLLLFSALFTSVLVYFFTRELPGIYVSKAKVYTGIASSGVESKPGFFDIYGQTNAFDNLLSIITSRETLEEVSLRLLAKHLLLDKPDPKFISEKNYEELMKLVPPDVKALAVKTRSSSPPPPTSAKPDTDTNSATPQEEIKQNDNQQNTTVAYHIVQPDETLYSISRKYNLPLVTLMRLNNLSDNNIKPGQKLIVSETAVTEKNTPAPSSAEEDGKIYYITTATESIESIAQKFNISVKDLIIWNSLKDRQIAAGQKLIVGNKNDNAETGSKPSNTAKITIPVDEEVVGQSALEKRLNRDYDTSWQLEQTVRNLYNYKMKNDTNFIYGLLNYDYKHYSIKALSKISVYRLQSSDLIEITYETDDPGVCQYTLIILCKILIKNFKLIKANQSDAVVEYFTEQVRKAQERLQNAEDELLMFNKQHNIINYDEQTKNIAAKKEELESAYQDEKMNMASAQAAIKKLENKISSQARINLSNEEIISKRNELSEITTRIAYLETENDQNNQYSAEIRTLKIRAEKLKAELEKAINNVYSLLNTTEGIPMKDILNQWLENVIRYEESKAKVDAYNSRRIEFERNYETFAPLGAQLKRIEREISVAEQEYLALLSSLNEAKLRQQNIELTSNVKVIDYPYFPLSPKSTKRKFIVGLSFIFVFISLFILLIIIDFFDKKIKTPERVRAYSKLEVAGVYPLFPERKKKIDYPLIKERITDLIIQDINLGKTATGSKKPNITGFFSTKEHEGKSFILRCVGERMNHYGLDVLCLTHQQITSEADIFKTYEPGISYNISQNIEDLIKNNPFSLNHEYLLIEFPALLTHNFPSDLIKNIDQAYYICNARRPWTEADTKSVESLKALLKREPKIILNGSVTESLESILGEVPRKRSKLRKFVKRLLFRKKLTQ, from the coding sequence ATGAATTTTCTTCAATTGATACGTCTTTTCATCAGGTATTTCTGGCTATTGCTTTTCAGTGCTTTATTTACTTCAGTATTGGTTTATTTTTTTACCAGGGAACTTCCGGGAATTTATGTATCCAAAGCAAAAGTTTATACAGGAATAGCAAGCAGCGGAGTGGAATCAAAACCGGGCTTTTTCGATATTTACGGACAAACCAATGCCTTTGATAATCTGCTCAGTATCATCACCTCACGTGAAACGCTCGAGGAAGTTTCTCTTCGCCTGCTCGCCAAACACCTTCTGCTCGATAAACCAGATCCGAAATTTATCAGTGAAAAAAACTATGAAGAGCTGATGAAACTGGTGCCTCCCGATGTCAAAGCTCTTGCTGTCAAAACCAGATCCTCCTCTCCTCCACCACCAACTTCGGCAAAACCTGATACAGACACTAACTCTGCAACACCTCAGGAAGAGATTAAGCAAAATGATAATCAGCAGAATACAACCGTTGCATATCATATAGTACAGCCTGATGAAACCTTATACAGTATTTCCAGAAAGTACAACCTTCCCCTCGTAACCCTGATGAGGTTGAATAATCTCAGTGACAACAATATCAAACCCGGACAAAAACTCATCGTTTCAGAAACTGCTGTAACTGAAAAGAATACGCCTGCCCCTTCATCCGCAGAGGAAGACGGTAAAATTTATTACATCACCACTGCCACCGAAAGTATTGAATCCATCGCCCAAAAATTTAACATTTCGGTAAAAGACCTGATTATCTGGAACTCACTGAAAGACAGGCAAATAGCAGCAGGTCAAAAACTGATTGTCGGGAATAAGAATGACAATGCTGAAACAGGGTCAAAACCGTCAAATACAGCTAAAATAACAATTCCGGTTGATGAAGAAGTAGTCGGACAATCGGCACTTGAAAAACGCCTGAACCGGGATTATGATACCTCGTGGCAACTTGAGCAAACCGTCAGAAATCTTTACAATTACAAAATGAAAAACGACACCAATTTCATCTACGGCCTGCTCAATTATGACTACAAACACTACAGCATCAAAGCCTTAAGCAAAATATCCGTCTATAGGCTCCAATCCAGTGATTTGATTGAAATCACTTACGAAACTGATGATCCGGGTGTCTGCCAGTACACCCTGATTATCCTTTGCAAGATTCTGATCAAAAACTTTAAACTAATAAAAGCCAATCAATCAGACGCTGTGGTGGAATATTTCACCGAACAGGTCAGAAAGGCTCAGGAAAGGCTGCAAAATGCAGAGGATGAACTTCTTATGTTCAACAAGCAGCACAATATTATCAATTATGATGAGCAAACAAAGAACATTGCTGCCAAAAAAGAAGAGCTCGAAAGTGCTTATCAGGATGAAAAAATGAATATGGCATCTGCTCAGGCCGCTATCAAAAAGCTTGAGAATAAAATATCTTCACAGGCAAGAATTAACCTGTCCAATGAAGAAATAATTTCCAAACGAAATGAGCTGTCAGAAATTACGACCCGTATTGCCTATCTGGAAACTGAAAATGATCAGAACAATCAATATTCGGCAGAAATCAGGACATTGAAAATCAGAGCCGAGAAACTTAAAGCAGAGTTGGAAAAAGCCATTAACAATGTGTATAGCCTTTTAAATACCACCGAAGGCATTCCAATGAAAGACATTCTGAATCAATGGCTTGAAAATGTAATTCGTTATGAGGAAAGTAAGGCCAAAGTAGATGCCTACAACAGCCGCAGAATCGAGTTTGAAAGGAATTACGAAACATTTGCCCCTTTGGGTGCCCAGCTTAAAAGGATTGAACGTGAAATCAGTGTGGCTGAGCAGGAATATCTTGCCTTGCTTTCGAGCCTTAATGAAGCCAAACTAAGACAACAAAACATAGAGCTGACCTCCAATGTTAAAGTAATTGATTATCCATATTTTCCATTAAGCCCTAAATCCACCAAAAGAAAATTCATTGTCGGGCTTTCATTCATCTTTGTCTTTATTTCTCTGTTTATCTTATTGATTATCATTGATTTTTTTGATAAAAAGATTAAAACCCCGGAACGGGTCAGAGCCTATTCAAAACTTGAAGTGGCAGGCGTTTATCCTCTTTTCCCTGAGAGAAAAAAGAAAATTGATTATCCGCTTATTAAGGAAAGAATAACAGATCTGATTATTCAGGACATCAATCTGGGAAAAACGGCAACAGGGAGTAAAAAACCTAACATCACCGGTTTTTTCAGTACAAAAGAGCATGAAGGAAAGTCATTTATCCTCAGGTGTGTCGGAGAAAGAATGAATCATTACGGCCTGGATGTATTGTGTCTGACTCATCAACAGATTACATCTGAAGCAGATATTTTTAAAACCTATGAGCCGGGCATCAGTTACAATATCTCTCAAAACATTGAAGATCTTATCAAAAACAATCCTTTTAGCCTGAACCACGAGTATTTGCTGATTGAGTTTCCGGCACTGCTGACACATAATTTTCCCTCAGACCTGATAAAAAATATAGATCAGGCCTACTACATCTGCAATGCCCGAAGACCATGGACTGAAGCTGACACCAAATCGGTGGAATCTCTGAAAGCACTGCTTAAAAGAGAACCTAAAATCATATTAAACGGTTCGGTTACCGAATCTCTGGAAAGCATACTGGGAGAAGTGCCACGAAAACGAAGCAAATTAAGAAAATTTGTCAAGAGATTATTGTTCCGAAAAAAATTAACACAGTAA
- the galE gene encoding UDP-glucose 4-epimerase GalE, producing the protein MKKILVTGGCGYIGSHTCVELQQAGYEVVIIDNLVNSYQWITGQIRKITGKMPEFHHIDLREKNQVINFFRQNNDIAAVIHFAALKAVGESVEKPLLYYENNLLSLINLLEGMQAGQCKKIIFSSSCTVYGEPEQVPITEEAPVVKAASPYGNTKKVSEEILNDFIRVSDFEVVSLRYFNPVGAHPSGLLGEFPRQSPKALFPSLTQSCSGRIKEFYVHGNDYPTEDGTAIRDYFHVSDLAKAHVKAYEFLENNSEKDKFSVFNLGSEKGYSVMEIIRTFEAVNQVKVNYQIGPRRPGDISRIWADSSKAKRYLKWQTELTLEDMVKTAWEWELFVKSANFNL; encoded by the coding sequence TTGAAAAAAATATTAGTAACCGGAGGTTGTGGATATATCGGATCCCATACCTGTGTTGAACTTCAGCAAGCAGGCTATGAAGTTGTTATCATTGATAATCTGGTCAATTCTTATCAGTGGATTACCGGACAAATCAGAAAGATAACCGGAAAAATGCCTGAATTTCATCACATTGATCTCAGGGAAAAGAATCAGGTCATTAATTTTTTCAGACAAAACAACGACATTGCAGCAGTAATACATTTTGCGGCCTTAAAAGCAGTCGGAGAGTCTGTTGAAAAACCTCTTTTGTATTATGAAAACAATCTTTTATCATTGATAAATTTGCTGGAAGGCATGCAGGCAGGGCAATGTAAAAAGATAATTTTCTCATCTTCCTGTACAGTTTATGGTGAACCTGAACAAGTTCCCATCACTGAAGAGGCTCCGGTAGTTAAAGCAGCTTCTCCCTATGGCAATACCAAAAAAGTATCAGAAGAAATTCTGAACGATTTTATCAGGGTCTCTGATTTTGAAGTCGTTTCGTTACGGTATTTTAATCCGGTCGGGGCCCATCCTTCAGGACTGTTGGGTGAATTTCCCCGTCAGAGCCCGAAGGCTTTGTTTCCTTCCCTTACCCAGTCGTGCTCAGGAAGAATTAAAGAGTTTTATGTTCATGGAAATGATTATCCGACAGAAGACGGAACCGCCATTCGTGATTATTTTCATGTCAGTGATCTGGCAAAGGCACATGTAAAGGCTTATGAGTTTCTTGAAAATAATTCTGAAAAAGATAAGTTTTCAGTATTCAATCTTGGATCAGAAAAAGGATATAGTGTAATGGAAATAATCCGTACCTTTGAAGCTGTGAATCAGGTTAAAGTAAACTATCAGATAGGGCCAAGACGGCCGGGAGATATATCAAGAATATGGGCAGATTCATCGAAAGCCAAAAGATATCTGAAATGGCAGACGGAACTCACATTGGAAGATATGGTTAAAACTGCCTGGGAATGGGAATTGTTTGTCAAATCAGCAAATTTTAATCTATGA